In Nicotiana tabacum cultivar K326 chromosome 19, ASM71507v2, whole genome shotgun sequence, one DNA window encodes the following:
- the LOC107775642 gene encoding 10 kDa chaperonin 1, chloroplastic isoform X1 → MASTFIAVAKPITSHSTNLPSFSTQRPIGLKRNSLRINAISKKWEPTKVVPQADRVLIRLEELAEKSAGGVLLPKSAVKFERYLMGEVLSVGSEVAQVEAGKKVLFSDINAYEVDLGTDARHCFCKESELLALVE, encoded by the exons ATGGCTTCTACATTCATTGCGGTGGCTAAACCCATCACTTCTCACTCCACAAATCTTCCTTCTTTCTCTACCCAAAGACCTATAG GTCTGAAGAGAAATTCTTTGAGAATTAATGCCATTTCCAAGAAATGGGAACCCACAAAG GTTGTGCCGCAAGCTGATAGAGTTTTAATTCGGTTAGAAGAGTTGGCTGAG AAATCTGCTGGTGGAGTTTTGCTTCCAAAATCAGCAGTGAAGTTTGAGCGCTATCTTATGGGAGAA GTTCTCTCTGTTGGTTCTGAGGTTGCTCAAGTAGAGGCAGGGAAGAAG GTTCTTTTCTCTGACATCAACGCTTACGAG GTGGATTTGGGAACTGATGCAAGGCACTGTTTCTGCAAGGAGAGCGAGTTGCTTGCTTTGGTTGAATAA
- the LOC107775642 gene encoding 10 kDa chaperonin 1, chloroplastic isoform X2 — translation MASTFIAVAKPITSHSTNLPSFSTQRPIGLKRNSLRINAISKKWEPTKKSAGGVLLPKSAVKFERYLMGEVLSVGSEVAQVEAGKKVLFSDINAYEVDLGTDARHCFCKESELLALVE, via the exons ATGGCTTCTACATTCATTGCGGTGGCTAAACCCATCACTTCTCACTCCACAAATCTTCCTTCTTTCTCTACCCAAAGACCTATAG GTCTGAAGAGAAATTCTTTGAGAATTAATGCCATTTCCAAGAAATGGGAACCCACAAAG AAATCTGCTGGTGGAGTTTTGCTTCCAAAATCAGCAGTGAAGTTTGAGCGCTATCTTATGGGAGAA GTTCTCTCTGTTGGTTCTGAGGTTGCTCAAGTAGAGGCAGGGAAGAAG GTTCTTTTCTCTGACATCAACGCTTACGAG GTGGATTTGGGAACTGATGCAAGGCACTGTTTCTGCAAGGAGAGCGAGTTGCTTGCTTTGGTTGAATAA